From Mycolicibacterium nivoides, a single genomic window includes:
- a CDS encoding Hsp20/alpha crystallin family protein gives MLRFDPFSDLDVLTRSLLSGDSGSTRTPRFMPMDLCKIGDHYVLTADLPGIDPGSVDVNVDNGTLTISAHRTARTEESVQWLANERFFGSYRRQLSLGDGIDTSAISATYENGVLTVTIPVAERARPRKIEVAHGADRKSIETTVDAD, from the coding sequence GTGCTTCGTTTTGATCCGTTCAGCGACCTTGATGTTTTGACCAGGAGTTTGCTGTCAGGTGATTCCGGGTCAACTCGCACACCGCGATTCATGCCGATGGACCTCTGCAAGATCGGTGACCACTACGTTCTGACGGCCGACCTTCCGGGCATCGATCCGGGCTCGGTGGACGTCAACGTCGACAACGGCACCCTGACCATCTCGGCGCATCGAACCGCACGCACGGAGGAGTCCGTCCAATGGCTGGCGAATGAGCGGTTCTTCGGCAGCTACCGACGCCAGTTGTCGCTCGGCGACGGGATCGATACGTCGGCCATCTCCGCCACGTATGAGAACGGTGTCCTCACCGTCACCATCCCAGTGGCCGAGCGCGCCCGGCCTCGTAAGATCGAGGTCGCGCACGGCGCCGACCGCAAGTCGATCGAAACCACTGTCGACGCGGATTAG